A stretch of Acipenser ruthenus chromosome 1, fAciRut3.2 maternal haplotype, whole genome shotgun sequence DNA encodes these proteins:
- the LOC117420652 gene encoding uncharacterized protein LOC117420652: MGCRCCRMIESYVFDSAVPVEVYGCRSDGSSSVYSQEKPVGTDNCITGQTVNKQDFNNQQTLAQKQRVSNIENDKNQINRTYLPSGEKKYGLGEDKGGSKVETNGLYILENERTQRKCTMPSNEGGSDTCPLSKPLVDNYIAALSQNNSSVVKGCEEQSEATTIQATPKTENILVSNENLQDKKQPSLLNDSQPEVNPPAIQTHDSFENDCVDVTDNAPVNGVDAKITISSNASISSADIKECVFQLDDLDELNGRISPLVRGELDSKSEECKSSIDNFEICDDLEVAEALAALEAATAGEDEE; this comes from the coding sequence ctACGTATTTGATTCAGCTGTTCCAGTAGAAGTGTATGGATGTAGAAGTGATGGATCCAGTTCAGTTTACTCACAGGAGAAACCGGTGGGGACAGACAATTGCATAACAGGGCAAACGGTCAATAAGCAGGACTTCAATAATCAGCAGACTTTAGCACAGAAACAAAGAGTCTCAAATATTGAAAATGACAAAAATCAGATCAATAGGACATACTTACCATCTGGAGAGAAGAAATATGGACTTGGGGAGGACAAAGGTGGTTCAAAAGTGGAAACTAATGGACTCTATATTTTGGAGAATGAACGAACTCAAAGGAAGTGTACAATGCCAAGTAATGAAGGAGGCAGTGACACCTGCCCGCTGAGCAAGCCTTTAGTGGATAATTACATAGCTGCCCTCTCCCAAAACAACAGTAGTGTGGTAAAGGGATGTGAGGAACAAAGTGAAGCCACAACAATACAAGCTACACCAAAAACAGAGAATATACTTGTTTCAAATGAAAATCTTCAAGACAAAAAACAACCCTCTTTATTGAATGACAGTCAACCTGAAGTAAACCCACCTGCAATACAGACACATGACAGTTTTGAAAATGACTGTGTAGATGTTACAGACAATGCTCCAGTCAACGGAGTAGATGCCAAAATAACTATTTCATCTAATGCAAGTATCTCCTCTGCCGATATAAAAGAATGTGTTTTCCAGCTAGATGACTTGGATGAACTAAATGGCAGAATCTCTCCGTTAGTAAGAGGGGAACTGGATTCTAAATCTGAAGAGTGCAAAAGTTCAATAGACAACTTTGAGATTTGTGATGACCTTGAAGTGGCAGAGGCACTTGCAGCTCTAGAAGCTGCTACagcaggagaggatgaggaaTAG